A genome region from Staphylococcus capitis subsp. capitis includes the following:
- a CDS encoding aminodeoxychorismate/anthranilate synthase component II produces MIVMIDNHDSFTYNLIDYLKVQTTDEIKVISVDEVTITTLKKLSPKAIIISPGPGRPSDYPVLSTILSHYDQLIPILGVCLGFQSIVEYYGGRVIHSPKPIHGHTTILRHTNEGIFEGLPQDFNVMRYHSLMVDSGCIPNNLKVTAINDENVIMAVQHQQLSIYGVQYHPESILSEYGHEQLRLFLNEAGVQYAC; encoded by the coding sequence ATGATTGTAATGATAGATAACCATGATTCTTTTACATATAATTTAATAGATTATCTTAAAGTTCAAACGACTGATGAGATCAAAGTGATATCAGTTGATGAAGTGACGATTACAACGCTTAAAAAGTTGAGCCCTAAAGCTATTATTATCTCACCTGGGCCCGGTAGACCAAGTGATTATCCAGTACTATCAACCATTCTTTCTCATTATGACCAACTTATACCTATTCTTGGCGTATGCTTAGGGTTTCAATCCATCGTTGAATATTATGGTGGTCGTGTTATCCATAGTCCTAAACCTATACATGGGCACACCACCATTTTACGCCATACTAATGAAGGTATCTTCGAAGGGCTTCCTCAGGATTTTAACGTTATGAGATATCACTCATTGATGGTTGATTCGGGATGCATACCAAATAATTTAAAGGTCACTGCGATAAATGATGAAAACGTTATTATGGCTGTTCAACATCAACAGTTATCAATTTATGGTGTGCAATATCATCCAGAATCTATTTTAAGTGAATATGGTCATGAGCAACTTAGATTATTTTTAAATGAGGCAGGCGTTCAATATGCATGTTGA
- the queC gene encoding 7-cyano-7-deazaguanine synthase QueC, with translation MTKSTLDKDKAIVVFSGGQDSTTCLFYAKKHFKEVELVTFNYGQRHDTEIEVARKIANEQNLKHHILDMSLLSQLTPNALTQHDLEIEENEDGIPNTFVPARNLLFLSFAGALAYQVNAKHIITGVCETDFSGYPDCRDSFIKSMNVTLSLSMDKDFVIHTPLMWLDKAQTWELSDELGVLDYIRHHTLTCYNGIIGDGCGECPACKLRARGLHHYLESKGVE, from the coding sequence ATGACTAAAAGTACCTTAGACAAAGACAAAGCTATCGTAGTATTTAGCGGTGGTCAAGACAGTACGACTTGTTTATTTTATGCAAAAAAACATTTTAAAGAAGTAGAACTTGTCACATTTAATTATGGTCAAAGACATGACACTGAAATTGAAGTAGCTAGAAAAATTGCAAATGAACAGAATTTAAAACATCATATCTTAGACATGTCTCTTTTATCTCAACTTACACCCAATGCGTTAACACAACATGATTTAGAAATTGAAGAAAACGAGGATGGTATACCTAATACGTTTGTACCAGCACGTAATTTATTATTTTTATCATTTGCCGGAGCCTTAGCTTACCAAGTTAATGCTAAACATATTATCACTGGCGTATGCGAAACAGACTTTTCTGGATACCCAGATTGTAGAGACAGTTTTATTAAATCAATGAATGTGACATTAAGTCTCTCAATGGATAAAGATTTTGTCATTCACACTCCATTAATGTGGCTAGATAAAGCCCAAACATGGGAATTGAGTGATGAATTAGGTGTATTAGATTATATACGCCATCATACACTTACATGCTATAACGGTATTATCGGAGACGGTTGTGGAGAATGTCCGGCTTGTAAGTTAAGAGCACGTGGTTTACATCATTATTTAGAAAGCAAAGGAGTGGAGTAA
- the queD gene encoding 6-carboxytetrahydropterin synthase QueD — protein sequence MLQQIYPSVEHPYQFELNKDFNFSAAHYIPSKDAGKCMRTHGHTYFVNITIAGDKLDHNGFLVNFSDLKQLIHDQFDHYLLNDLEPFKGKSPSTEIVAQTIYTMVQDYLSNRDNQPKCVQVFLRETPTSYVVYRPKDAQ from the coding sequence ATGTTACAACAAATCTATCCAAGTGTTGAACACCCCTACCAATTCGAACTGAATAAGGACTTTAATTTTTCTGCTGCACATTATATCCCTAGTAAAGATGCCGGGAAATGTATGAGAACACATGGTCATACATATTTCGTAAATATAACGATAGCCGGTGATAAATTAGATCATAATGGCTTTCTTGTAAACTTTAGTGATTTAAAACAGTTAATCCATGATCAATTTGATCATTATTTATTGAATGATCTAGAACCTTTTAAAGGAAAAAGTCCATCTACAGAAATTGTCGCACAAACAATTTATACTATGGTACAAGACTACTTAAGTAACCGTGATAACCAACCTAAGTGTGTTCAAGTATTCTTACGTGAGACACCAACAAGCTATGTAGTTTATCGACCAAAGGATGCACAATAA
- the queE gene encoding 7-carboxy-7-deazaguanine synthase QueE has protein sequence MAKIPVLEVFGPTIQGEGRVIGRKTMFVRTAGCDYRCSWCDSAFTWDGSAKEDIRLLTAEEIYEELLEVGGNHFNHVTISGGNPALIKGIQDLVDLFEEKNIYTALETQGSKFQPWMTQINDLTISPKPPSSMMKPNLDILDSVIEQCIDDTLNLKVVIFNEEDYEFAKMIHHRYPSIPFYLQVGNPYLEDEVEHHTDKLLERYEKLVDRVMESDDMNHVYVLPQLHTLLWSNKKGV, from the coding sequence ATGGCTAAGATTCCAGTTTTAGAAGTATTTGGACCTACAATTCAAGGTGAAGGTCGTGTCATTGGCCGTAAAACGATGTTTGTGCGTACAGCTGGTTGTGATTATCGTTGTAGTTGGTGCGACTCAGCTTTCACTTGGGATGGTAGCGCTAAGGAAGATATACGTCTACTTACAGCTGAAGAAATCTATGAAGAATTACTTGAAGTAGGTGGCAACCATTTTAATCATGTCACTATTTCAGGAGGTAACCCAGCCCTAATTAAAGGGATTCAAGATTTAGTTGATTTGTTTGAAGAGAAAAATATTTATACAGCATTAGAAACACAAGGTAGTAAATTCCAACCATGGATGACTCAAATTAATGATTTAACAATTAGTCCTAAACCACCTAGTTCAATGATGAAACCGAATTTAGATATATTAGATTCAGTTATTGAACAATGTATAGATGACACACTTAATTTAAAAGTCGTTATATTTAATGAAGAAGATTATGAATTCGCGAAAATGATTCACCATCGTTACCCTTCAATTCCATTTTACCTTCAAGTGGGTAATCCCTATTTAGAGGATGAAGTTGAACATCACACTGATAAATTATTAGAAAGATATGAAAAACTAGTAGACAGAGTTATGGAAAGTGATGATATGAACCATGTATATGTACTACCACAATTACATACATTATTGTGGAGTAATAAAAAAGGAGTTTAA
- a CDS encoding DM13 domain-containing protein — protein MNTKYLFAAGAIVTSLTLGACGNSNSSNEHTQNKDKQQEESKVKTDKSKKLSGTFKSKNGEKVEGTAKIENGKLMLEDYKSSKGPDLYVYLTKDGNIKSGKKISTVDYNKSQQTFDLKNVDLNQYNEVTIYCEKAHVIFGGAKLK, from the coding sequence ATGAATACAAAATATTTATTTGCAGCAGGTGCAATTGTTACATCCCTTACTTTAGGAGCTTGTGGAAATTCGAATTCAAGTAATGAACACACTCAGAACAAAGATAAACAACAAGAAGAAAGCAAGGTTAAAACTGATAAATCGAAAAAATTATCTGGTACATTTAAATCTAAAAATGGCGAAAAGGTCGAAGGTACAGCAAAAATTGAAAACGGAAAATTAATGCTTGAAGACTATAAGTCATCTAAAGGACCAGACTTGTACGTTTACTTAACGAAAGATGGCAATATTAAATCAGGTAAGAAAATTTCAACAGTGGATTACAACAAATCTCAACAAACATTTGATTTAAAGAACGTTGATTTAAATCAATACAACGAAGTAACTATCTATTGCGAAAAAGCTCATGTCATTTTCGGTGGCGCAAAATTGAAATAA
- a CDS encoding DoxX family membrane protein, whose protein sequence is MNKLSLLIIFIIRVGSGIIIFRQGLEKFTGDFTLNGLVPVIRDNTDSPQWYKWFFENIVSHTTGLFNFIIPLGEMAIGLGLILGVFAYTASFFGAFVMINYILADMIFTYPLQLAFFIILLMSHSLINKISLKEVITHFRERNNRGEDKHDPLTNRR, encoded by the coding sequence ATGAACAAATTAAGTTTATTAATCATCTTTATTATTCGCGTAGGTTCTGGCATTATCATTTTCCGACAAGGTTTGGAAAAGTTTACAGGCGATTTCACACTCAATGGTCTAGTACCTGTCATTCGCGATAATACAGATTCTCCACAGTGGTATAAATGGTTTTTCGAAAATATCGTTTCACATACAACAGGTTTATTCAACTTCATCATCCCGTTAGGAGAAATGGCCATAGGTTTAGGTTTAATTTTAGGCGTCTTCGCCTATACTGCAAGTTTCTTTGGTGCCTTTGTTATGATAAATTATATCTTAGCAGATATGATTTTTACGTACCCTCTACAATTAGCATTCTTTATAATCTTATTAATGAGTCACTCATTAATTAACAAGATTTCACTTAAAGAAGTTATCACTCATTTTAGAGAACGTAACAACCGAGGTGAAGACAAGCATGACCCACTTACTAATCGTAGATGA
- a CDS encoding response regulator transcription factor, which yields MTHLLIVDDEQDIVDICQTYFEYEGYHVTTTTNGKEAIKLLSSEIDVMILDIMMPEVTGYDIVKEMKAQQLEFNGLILKNPSKTLTINSEDIPMRIKEFELLWYLASRENEVISKSELLENVWGYDYYEDANTVNVHIHRIREKLEKHHFITYTITTVWGLGYKFERSR from the coding sequence ATGACCCACTTACTAATCGTAGATGATGAGCAAGATATCGTAGATATATGTCAGACTTACTTTGAATATGAAGGTTATCATGTAACAACAACAACAAATGGTAAAGAAGCTATCAAATTACTGTCATCAGAAATCGATGTCATGATTTTAGATATTATGATGCCTGAAGTAACAGGATACGATATTGTAAAAGAAATGAAAGCACAGCAACTTGAATTTAACGGCCTTATTTTAAAAAATCCAAGTAAGACATTAACAATAAATAGTGAAGACATTCCTATGCGTATTAAAGAATTTGAATTACTATGGTACCTTGCCTCACGTGAAAATGAAGTCATCTCCAAGTCAGAGCTTTTAGAAAATGTTTGGGGATACGATTACTATGAAGATGCGAATACTGTTAATGTTCATATTCATCGCATAAGAGAAAAGTTAGAGAAACACCACTTCATCACATATACGATAACAACGGTATGGGGGTTAGGATATAAATTTGAAAGGAGCCGATAA
- a CDS encoding cell wall metabolism sensor histidine kinase WalK — protein sequence MFSIRSQIAIGVISSVLLTTIILVIAYKLMWFNGHMTLTLSITTMITSCLTLSICSIFINPLIQKIKQFNIKTKQFVNGEHLIDDDTFQSPREIRELNDSFNKMADEITKQMDMIKNEQQEVHAAYETLIKQANRLSTLFDDMTHVISLNTGRSYPLELIQLDQLLVNILQTYEQRIKLEHRSLEVNFCSHIDAFYQYHPPLERILTNLLDNALKFSNYGSRIDIIISENANNDSINIAIKDEGIGILPELQSRIFERTFRVEDSRNTKTGGSGLGLYIANELAQQIDASISVESELNVGTTMTLTLKKFTFS from the coding sequence ATGTTCTCTATACGTAGTCAAATCGCTATCGGCGTTATTTCTAGCGTACTCTTAACAACCATAATACTAGTCATTGCGTATAAACTCATGTGGTTCAATGGTCATATGACATTAACCTTGAGCATTACAACAATGATTACAAGTTGTTTAACACTATCGATATGTAGTATCTTTATTAATCCTTTAATCCAGAAAATTAAACAATTTAACATTAAAACGAAACAATTCGTCAACGGTGAGCATTTAATAGACGATGATACTTTCCAATCACCTAGAGAAATTAGAGAATTAAACGACTCATTTAATAAAATGGCAGATGAAATCACGAAACAAATGGACATGATTAAAAATGAACAACAAGAAGTTCATGCAGCCTATGAGACATTGATTAAACAAGCCAATCGTTTATCTACCTTGTTTGATGACATGACTCATGTGATTTCACTCAACACAGGTCGTTCCTATCCATTAGAATTAATTCAGTTGGATCAGTTACTTGTAAATATATTACAAACATACGAACAACGTATTAAACTTGAACATCGATCATTAGAAGTTAATTTCTGTAGTCATATTGATGCTTTTTATCAATATCATCCTCCCTTAGAACGTATTTTGACTAATTTATTAGATAATGCATTAAAGTTTTCTAATTATGGAAGCCGAATTGATATTATTATTTCTGAAAATGCTAATAACGATAGCATTAATATAGCAATTAAAGACGAAGGCATTGGAATCTTGCCTGAACTTCAATCTCGCATCTTTGAAAGAACTTTTAGAGTAGAAGACTCAAGAAATACTAAAACAGGTGGTTCGGGATTGGGATTGTACATTGCGAATGAACTTGCGCAACAAATTGATGCCTCAATATCAGTGGAAAGCGAACTTAATGTTGGGACAACTATGACACTCACATTAAAAAAATTTACCTTTTCATAA
- a CDS encoding glycosyltransferase family 2 protein, which yields MKVRVIVPCYNEGEVVLKTYDKLTEIMSEDSSVKNYEYDLLFIDDGSKDTTIDHLQNLAAYDSHVKFLSFSRNFGKEAAMIAGYQNSTNHDAVVMIDGDLQHPPEYIPQMVEGYLEGYDQVIAKRDRKGENFARKSMSRFYYKMINTFVEDIQFEDGVGDFRLLSQRAVQALTSLDEYNRFSKGLFEWIGYNTKIFTYENVTREAGESKWTFRKLLNYGIDGLISFNNKPLRMMIYLGMFTFSISILYIVYLFINILISGINIPGYFTTIAAILLLGGIQLISIGVIGEYIGRIYYEVKHRPKYIVQATNLKPIDNESSQKQTHNKVNTPQYKNRDDYYKLSTYRRESAQIKSNTQASEQEDRYKQHVY from the coding sequence ATGAAAGTCAGAGTCATCGTTCCTTGTTATAACGAAGGAGAAGTCGTATTAAAAACCTATGACAAGTTGACTGAAATTATGTCAGAAGATAGTTCAGTTAAAAATTATGAATACGATTTATTATTTATTGATGATGGTAGCAAGGACACTACGATTGACCATTTACAAAATCTTGCTGCTTATGATAGCCATGTTAAGTTTCTATCATTTAGTAGAAATTTTGGTAAAGAAGCTGCAATGATTGCTGGTTATCAAAATAGCACGAATCATGATGCTGTAGTGATGATAGATGGCGATTTACAACATCCTCCTGAATATATTCCTCAGATGGTTGAAGGATATTTAGAAGGATATGATCAAGTTATTGCTAAAAGAGACCGTAAAGGTGAAAACTTTGCTCGTAAATCAATGTCTCGTTTTTACTATAAAATGATCAATACTTTTGTAGAGGATATTCAATTTGAGGATGGTGTTGGTGACTTTAGATTACTTAGCCAACGAGCAGTCCAAGCCTTAACATCACTTGATGAGTATAATCGATTTTCAAAAGGATTATTTGAATGGATAGGTTATAATACTAAGATTTTCACTTATGAAAATGTGACGCGAGAAGCGGGTGAGTCGAAGTGGACATTTAGAAAACTTTTAAATTATGGTATTGATGGTTTGATTTCATTTAATAATAAACCGTTGCGTATGATGATTTATCTAGGAATGTTTACTTTTTCAATTAGTATTTTATATATCGTCTATTTATTTATTAATATTTTAATCTCAGGTATTAATATCCCTGGTTACTTCACAACTATTGCTGCAATCCTTTTATTAGGAGGTATACAACTCATATCAATAGGTGTGATAGGTGAATACATCGGACGTATATATTATGAGGTTAAACATAGACCAAAATATATCGTCCAGGCTACTAATCTTAAACCAATTGATAATGAATCTAGTCAGAAGCAAACACACAATAAAGTGAACACACCACAATATAAAAATAGAGATGACTACTATAAATTGAGTACTTATCGTAGGGAAAGTGCGCAAATTAAGTCTAATACTCAAGCAAGTGAGCAAGAAGATCGGTATAAACAACACGTCTATTAA
- a CDS encoding aldo/keto reductase, with the protein MVNDTQVLNNGYPMPSIGLGVYKITDEDMENVVNTAIETGYRAFDTAYFYGNEVALGKALQNSGVDREDLFITSKLWNDYQGYDNTIEYFNQSLENLGLDYIDLFLIHWPCEKDGLYIESYKALEKLYDEGKVKAIGVCNFKQHHLEKLMEETEVVPQVNQIELHPYFNQEDVQEFCDNHDIKVTAWMPLMRNRGLLDDSTIVDIAKRYDKTPAQVVLRWHLAHNRLIIPKSKTPERIKENFNILDFNLELTDVAEIDSLNKGARQGKDPDEVSIGGLK; encoded by the coding sequence ATGGTAAATGATACTCAAGTTTTAAACAATGGTTATCCAATGCCTTCAATTGGGTTAGGTGTTTATAAAATTACTGATGAAGATATGGAGAATGTAGTGAATACGGCAATAGAAACAGGTTATCGAGCTTTTGATACTGCATATTTTTATGGTAACGAAGTTGCTTTAGGTAAAGCTTTACAAAATTCAGGAGTAGATAGAGAAGATTTATTTATTACATCTAAATTGTGGAATGATTATCAAGGATATGATAACACGATTGAATATTTTAATCAGTCTTTAGAAAACTTAGGTTTAGATTATATTGATTTATTTCTAATTCACTGGCCATGTGAGAAAGATGGTTTATACATTGAATCTTATAAAGCGTTAGAAAAATTATATGATGAAGGTAAAGTCAAAGCTATTGGAGTTTGTAACTTTAAACAGCATCATCTGGAAAAATTAATGGAAGAGACGGAAGTAGTCCCTCAAGTTAATCAAATAGAATTACATCCTTATTTCAATCAAGAAGATGTTCAAGAATTTTGTGATAATCATGATATCAAGGTAACAGCATGGATGCCTCTAATGAGAAATAGAGGTTTATTAGATGATTCAACAATTGTTGATATTGCGAAACGCTACGATAAAACGCCTGCTCAAGTTGTTTTACGCTGGCATTTAGCTCATAATCGATTGATTATACCTAAATCTAAGACACCGGAACGTATTAAAGAAAACTTTAATATTTTAGATTTTAATTTGGAACTAACAGATGTTGCGGAAATTGATAGTTTAAATAAAGGTGCTCGTCAAGGTAAAGATCCTGATGAGGTTAGTATAGGCGGTTTAAAATAG